A DNA window from Sphingomonas profundi contains the following coding sequences:
- the kdpB gene encoding potassium-transporting ATPase subunit KdpB → MAQTSQSRTRTKSLFTADLVVPAIRASFVKLDPRQLIRNPVMFVTAAVATLMTLLLVVGQDDLSVAFKAQLAAWLWLTVLFGTFAEALAEGRGKAQAASLRATKAELTAKRLRNGRTEQVAASELRAGDLVLVATDDLIPADGEVVEGVASVNEAAITGESAPVIREAGGDRSAVTAGTRVISDQITVRVTADPGQGFLDRMIALVEGAERQKTPNEVALTILLVGLTIIFLIAVGTIPGFAAYAGGSIPVAILAALLITLIPTTIAALLSAIGIAGMDRLVRFNVLAKSGRAVEAAGDIDVLLLDKTGTITIGDRQASEFRAVGGASDAELAEAALLASLADETPEGRSIVVLARDRFGIRTSALPDAAEVIPFTAQTRISGVRTADLLVQKGAVESILKANAGLGETAAATELRRVTDEIARAGGTPLAVAKNGRLLGAIFLKDVVKAGIRERFGELRQMGIRTVMITGDNPLTAAAIAAEAGVDDFLAQATPEDKLELIRKEQTGGRLVAMCGDGTNDAPALAQADVGVAMNTGTQAAREAGNMVDLDSDPTKLIEVVGLGKQLLMTRGALTTFSVANDVAKYFAIIPAMFVVLYPGLGVLNVMGLATPQSAILSAIIFNAIIIPMLVPLALRGVAYRPMGAGPLLARNLAIYGLGGLIAPFVGIKAIDLVVGGLGLA, encoded by the coding sequence ATGGCCCAGACATCGCAAAGCCGAACCCGGACGAAGAGCCTGTTCACCGCCGACCTCGTCGTGCCGGCGATCAGGGCGTCGTTCGTCAAGCTCGATCCGCGGCAGCTGATCCGCAATCCGGTCATGTTCGTCACCGCCGCCGTGGCGACGCTGATGACGCTCCTCCTGGTCGTCGGACAGGACGATCTGAGCGTCGCCTTCAAGGCGCAGCTCGCCGCCTGGCTCTGGCTGACGGTGCTGTTCGGCACCTTCGCCGAGGCGCTGGCGGAAGGGCGCGGCAAGGCGCAAGCCGCCTCGCTGCGCGCCACCAAGGCCGAGCTGACGGCGAAGCGGCTGAGGAACGGCCGCACCGAGCAGGTCGCCGCGAGCGAGCTGCGCGCCGGCGACCTCGTGCTGGTCGCCACCGACGACCTGATCCCGGCCGACGGCGAGGTCGTCGAGGGCGTGGCCTCGGTCAACGAGGCGGCGATCACCGGCGAGAGCGCGCCGGTGATCCGCGAGGCGGGCGGCGACCGTTCGGCGGTGACGGCGGGCACCCGCGTCATCTCCGACCAGATCACGGTGCGCGTCACTGCCGATCCCGGCCAGGGCTTCCTCGATCGCATGATCGCGTTGGTCGAGGGCGCGGAGCGGCAGAAGACGCCCAACGAGGTGGCGCTCACCATCCTGCTCGTCGGCCTGACGATCATCTTCCTGATCGCGGTCGGCACCATTCCGGGCTTCGCCGCTTATGCCGGCGGGTCGATCCCCGTCGCGATCCTGGCTGCGCTTCTCATCACGCTGATCCCCACCACGATCGCCGCGCTGCTGTCGGCGATCGGCATCGCCGGCATGGACCGGCTGGTGCGCTTCAACGTGCTGGCCAAGTCCGGCCGCGCGGTGGAGGCGGCGGGCGATATCGACGTGCTGCTGCTCGACAAGACCGGCACGATCACCATCGGCGACCGCCAGGCGTCCGAGTTCCGCGCGGTGGGCGGCGCCAGCGACGCCGAGCTCGCCGAGGCGGCCTTGCTCGCCAGCCTGGCCGACGAGACGCCGGAGGGCCGATCGATCGTGGTCCTCGCGCGCGACAGGTTCGGCATCCGCACCAGCGCCCTGCCGGACGCGGCCGAGGTGATCCCCTTCACCGCGCAGACCCGCATCTCCGGCGTCAGGACGGCCGATCTGCTGGTGCAGAAGGGGGCGGTGGAATCGATCCTCAAGGCCAATGCCGGCCTTGGCGAGACCGCCGCCGCAACCGAGCTGCGCCGCGTGACCGACGAGATCGCCCGCGCCGGCGGCACGCCGCTGGCGGTCGCCAAGAACGGGCGGCTGCTCGGCGCCATCTTCCTCAAGGACGTGGTCAAGGCCGGCATCCGCGAGCGGTTCGGCGAGCTGCGCCAGATGGGCATCCGCACGGTGATGATCACCGGCGACAACCCGCTGACCGCCGCCGCCATCGCCGCCGAGGCGGGAGTCGACGATTTCCTCGCCCAAGCGACGCCGGAGGACAAACTGGAGCTGATCCGCAAGGAGCAGACCGGCGGCCGGCTGGTGGCGATGTGCGGCGACGGCACCAACGATGCCCCCGCCCTCGCCCAGGCCGATGTCGGCGTGGCGATGAACACCGGCACGCAGGCGGCGCGCGAGGCGGGCAACATGGTCGATCTGGACAGCGATCCGACCAAGCTGATCGAGGTCGTCGGCCTCGGCAAGCAGCTGCTGATGACGCGCGGCGCGCTCACCACCTTCTCGGTCGCCAACGATGTCGCGAAATATTTCGCGATCATCCCCGCCATGTTCGTGGTGCTGTATCCTGGGCTCGGCGTGCTGAACGTGATGGGGCTGGCGACGCCGCAGTCGGCGATCCTCTCGGCGATCATCTTCAACGCGATCATCATCCCGATGCTCGTGCCGCTGGCGCTGCGCGGCGTGGCCTACAGGCCGATGGGCGCCGGCCCGCTGCTCGCGCGCAACCTCGCAATCTACGGCCTGGGCGGCCTGATCGCCCCGTTCGTCGGCATCAAGGCGATCGACCTTGTCGTCGGCGGCCTCGGCCTCGCATAA
- a CDS encoding response regulator transcription factor: protein MPVRILVVDDEVAIRRLLRNTLERAGYGVVEAANGREAIASAAAEHPGAVLLDLGLPDRDGLGLIPLLRHDGDTVVLVVSARDATDEKVAALDLGADDFVTKPFDTEELLARLRVALRHRGGPETTPKVVKKGDLTIDLDRRIVHRGGEELHLTRKEHDVLAVLARHIGRVVTHDRIIAAAWGGDEDPRVEYLRIVIRNLRQKLEAPEPVGSVIANELGVGYRLRADG, encoded by the coding sequence ATGCCGGTCAGGATCCTGGTGGTGGACGACGAGGTCGCGATCCGGCGGCTGCTGCGCAACACGCTGGAACGTGCGGGCTACGGCGTGGTGGAGGCGGCCAACGGGCGCGAGGCGATCGCAAGCGCTGCGGCCGAGCATCCGGGCGCCGTGCTGCTCGACCTCGGCCTGCCGGATCGCGACGGACTGGGCCTGATCCCGCTGCTGCGCCACGATGGCGACACGGTGGTGCTGGTCGTCTCGGCCCGCGACGCGACGGACGAGAAGGTCGCCGCGCTCGATCTGGGCGCCGACGACTTCGTGACCAAGCCGTTCGATACCGAGGAGCTGCTCGCCCGGTTGCGCGTGGCGCTGCGCCATCGCGGCGGGCCGGAGACGACGCCGAAGGTCGTGAAGAAGGGCGACCTGACGATCGATCTCGATCGCCGCATCGTCCATCGCGGCGGCGAGGAACTGCATCTGACGCGCAAGGAGCATGACGTGCTGGCGGTCCTCGCCCGCCACATCGGCCGGGTCGTGACGCATGACCGCATCATCGCGGCGGCGTGGGGCGGCGACGAGGATCCGCGCGTGGAGTATCTCCGCATCGTCATCCGCAACCTGCGGCAGAAGCTGGAGGCGCCCGAGCCCGTCGGCAGCGTGATCGCGAACGAGCTCGGCGTCGGCTATCGCCTGCGGGCGGACGGCTGA
- a CDS encoding sensor histidine kinase, protein MAGGGPIGGGGDRPDPDALLRQAAQEGRGRLKVFLGAAPGVGKTFEMLSEGASRKRDGVDVVVGVVETHGRPETEALTRGHEIVARREVPYEGRVLHEMDLDAILARAPRLVLVDELAHTNAPGSRHPKRFQDVEELLDAGIDVYSTINIQHVESLNDVVASFTRVRVRETVPDSVLEMAEIEVVDIPPDELIERLKAGKVYLPHEATRALGHFFSKSNLSALRELALRRAAQAVDAQMLEHVRAMGVGGTWAGSDRIVVAINELPGADTLVRAAKRVADGLRGPWTALFIETPRTAHFTAEQHSRVASTMTLATQLGAAVATVPATGVVEGIQTFLADARATQLVMGKSRRSRWFELRHGSVVDRLIRDTPGVTVHVLPMEHAPTPTDPGRRRPAAAWGSPAGYAITALMVAAVTAVASALFHILDLGNVALLYLLPVMAAASFYGLRTGIFAGIAASLAYNFFFLPPVGTLSISNPENLVSVIVLLGIAIATSQLTARVRAQADLAAASARSNATLAGFLRQITSVNDAAAAAQMICDDVKRLFDVQVLVLAPAAQAGLEILAASDPGYRLDTMDQAAATWAFDTGNIAGKGSGTLTASEWLFQPLKTGDHVLGVLGIARDAGGDPVRADQRPLLTSLIDQSALVLERLRLEAEMRDVDVVRTRDRLRAALLSSVSHDLRTPLTAVIAAADQLDHGATPELIGTIKAEAARLNRFVANLLDMARVEAGALKLNVEPVDLSDAVTSATHDARRALKGHAVQLDVPPDLPLIRADPQLLHHCLLNLLDNAGRYGDPGTAIVIEGRHRYGEIRLAVLDNGPGLPPGRESEVFETFRRLEGSDRAAGGTGLGLAIVKAFAEAMGMTVEAGNREDGSGAAFALVFPTPLIVRPVAPESIA, encoded by the coding sequence ATGGCCGGCGGCGGTCCCATCGGCGGCGGTGGGGACCGGCCCGATCCCGATGCCCTGCTGCGCCAGGCGGCGCAGGAGGGGCGCGGTCGGCTGAAGGTGTTCCTGGGCGCGGCACCCGGCGTCGGCAAGACGTTCGAGATGCTGTCCGAAGGTGCGTCGCGCAAGCGCGACGGCGTCGACGTGGTCGTCGGCGTGGTCGAGACCCACGGCCGCCCCGAGACCGAGGCGCTGACCCGCGGCCACGAGATCGTCGCCCGGCGCGAGGTACCCTACGAGGGCCGCGTACTGCACGAGATGGACCTCGACGCCATCCTGGCGCGGGCGCCGCGGCTGGTGCTGGTGGACGAGCTTGCCCACACCAACGCCCCCGGCAGCCGCCACCCCAAGCGCTTCCAGGACGTCGAGGAGCTGCTTGACGCCGGCATCGACGTCTATTCGACGATCAACATTCAGCACGTCGAGAGCCTGAACGACGTGGTCGCCAGCTTCACCCGCGTGCGCGTGCGCGAGACTGTGCCCGACAGCGTCCTCGAAATGGCCGAGATCGAGGTGGTCGACATCCCGCCGGACGAGCTGATCGAGCGGTTGAAGGCCGGCAAGGTCTACCTGCCGCACGAGGCGACGCGGGCGCTGGGCCATTTCTTCTCCAAGTCGAACCTCTCGGCGCTGCGCGAGCTGGCGCTGCGCCGGGCGGCGCAGGCGGTGGACGCGCAGATGCTGGAGCATGTCCGCGCGATGGGCGTGGGCGGAACCTGGGCGGGCAGCGATCGCATCGTCGTGGCCATAAACGAGCTGCCGGGCGCCGACACCCTCGTCCGCGCCGCCAAGCGCGTGGCGGACGGCCTGCGCGGCCCGTGGACCGCCCTGTTCATCGAAACGCCGCGCACCGCCCACTTCACCGCCGAGCAGCACAGCCGCGTGGCGAGCACGATGACGCTCGCCACCCAGCTCGGCGCGGCCGTGGCGACGGTTCCGGCGACCGGCGTGGTGGAGGGCATCCAGACCTTCCTCGCCGATGCGCGGGCCACGCAGCTGGTGATGGGCAAGTCGCGCCGCTCGCGCTGGTTCGAGCTGCGTCACGGCTCGGTCGTCGATCGGCTGATCCGCGATACGCCGGGCGTGACGGTGCACGTGCTGCCGATGGAACATGCGCCGACGCCGACGGACCCCGGCCGCCGGCGCCCGGCCGCCGCCTGGGGATCGCCCGCCGGCTATGCGATCACCGCGCTGATGGTCGCCGCCGTCACCGCCGTGGCGAGCGCGCTGTTCCACATCCTGGACCTCGGCAACGTCGCCCTGCTCTATCTGCTGCCGGTGATGGCCGCCGCCAGCTTCTACGGCCTCCGCACGGGCATCTTCGCCGGCATCGCCGCCAGCCTGGCCTACAACTTCTTCTTCCTGCCGCCGGTCGGCACGCTCAGCATCAGCAACCCGGAGAACCTCGTTTCCGTGATCGTGCTGCTCGGCATCGCCATCGCCACCAGCCAGCTGACCGCGCGGGTGCGGGCGCAGGCCGATCTGGCGGCGGCGAGCGCGCGGAGCAACGCGACCCTCGCCGGCTTCCTGCGCCAGATCACCAGCGTAAACGATGCCGCGGCGGCCGCGCAGATGATCTGCGACGACGTCAAGCGGCTGTTCGACGTGCAGGTGCTGGTGCTCGCCCCCGCCGCCCAGGCCGGGCTGGAGATACTGGCGGCGAGCGATCCCGGCTATCGGCTGGACACGATGGATCAGGCGGCGGCCACCTGGGCGTTCGATACGGGCAACATCGCCGGCAAGGGATCGGGCACGCTCACCGCCTCCGAATGGCTGTTCCAGCCGCTGAAGACGGGCGATCACGTGCTCGGCGTGCTGGGCATCGCCCGCGACGCCGGCGGCGATCCCGTGCGCGCGGACCAGCGTCCGCTGCTCACCAGCCTCATCGATCAGTCCGCGCTGGTGCTGGAACGGCTCCGCCTGGAGGCCGAGATGCGCGACGTGGACGTGGTGAGGACGCGGGACCGGCTGCGCGCCGCCCTGCTCTCCTCGGTCAGCCACGATCTGCGCACGCCGTTGACCGCGGTGATCGCCGCCGCCGACCAGCTCGATCACGGCGCCACGCCGGAGCTGATCGGCACGATCAAGGCGGAGGCGGCGCGGCTGAACCGCTTCGTCGCCAATCTGCTCGACATGGCCCGGGTAGAGGCGGGCGCCCTGAAGCTGAACGTCGAGCCGGTGGACCTCAGCGACGCCGTCACCAGCGCCACGCACGACGCCCGCCGCGCGCTGAAAGGGCATGCCGTGCAGCTGGACGTGCCGCCCGATCTGCCGCTGATCCGCGCCGATCCGCAGCTGCTGCACCACTGCCTGCTCAACCTGCTCGACAATGCCGGGCGCTACGGCGATCCCGGCACGGCGATCGTGATCGAGGGGCGCCACCGCTACGGCGAGATCCGCCTCGCCGTGCTGGACAACGGACCGGGCCTGCCGCCGGGCCGCGAGAGCGAGGTGTTCGAGACGTTCCGCCGCCTCGAAGGCTCCGATCGCGCGGCCGGCGGCACGGGCCTCGGCCTCGCCATCGTCAAGGCGTTCGCGGAGGCGATGGGGATGACGGTGGAGGCCGGCAACCGCGAGGACGGATCGGGCGCCGCCTTCGCCCTGGTCTTCCCGACGCCGCTGATCGTGCGACCCGTCGCCCCCGAGAGCATCGCCTGA
- the kdpA gene encoding potassium-transporting ATPase subunit KdpA produces MTVQGWILILGFVAILLALTRPVGAWLFALYEGRRTPLHVVLGPVESGFYRLAGIDPQQEQGWRRYALHMLLFNVALMAFTYAVLRLQGVLPGNPQGLAGLSPHLAFNTAVSFTTNTNWQSYGGESTMSNLSQMLGLTIHNFLSAATGIALAFALFRGFARRESRTVGNFWADVTRVTLYLLLPLCIVYTVFLIASGVPQTLAGTVNVGTLEGAQQVLAIGPVASQEAIKMLGTNGGGFFNANSAHPFENPTALTNLVQMLSIFVIGFGLTWTFGKAVGNTRQGWAILSAMVILFLAGVTVTYWQEAAGNPVLHGLGVAGGNMEGKEVRFGIAASALFSVVTTAASCGAVNAMHDSFTALGGMIPLFNMQLGEVVVGGVGAGIYGFLLFAILAVFVAGLMVGRTPEYVGKKIESREVKLAVLAIAVLPLAILGLAALSSVLGQGLAGPLNKGPHGFSEILYAFTSAVANNGSAFAGLTANTPYYNGLLGVAMWVGRFFIIVPMLAIAGSLAAKRHTPESAGSFPTTGGLWVGLLVGIILILGGLTFLPSLALGPIADHLAMIRGTLS; encoded by the coding sequence ATGACCGTACAGGGCTGGATCCTGATCCTCGGCTTCGTCGCCATCCTGCTCGCGCTCACCCGGCCGGTCGGCGCGTGGCTGTTCGCGCTCTACGAGGGCCGCCGCACGCCGCTGCACGTCGTGCTCGGCCCGGTCGAGAGCGGCTTCTACCGCCTCGCCGGCATCGATCCGCAGCAGGAGCAGGGATGGCGGCGCTACGCGCTGCACATGCTGCTGTTCAACGTCGCGCTGATGGCGTTCACTTATGCGGTGCTGCGCCTGCAGGGCGTGCTGCCGGGCAATCCGCAGGGGCTCGCCGGGCTGTCGCCGCACCTCGCCTTCAACACGGCCGTCAGCTTCACCACCAACACCAACTGGCAGAGCTACGGCGGCGAGAGCACCATGTCGAACCTCAGCCAGATGCTGGGGCTGACGATCCACAACTTCCTCTCCGCGGCCACCGGCATCGCCCTGGCCTTCGCGCTGTTCCGCGGCTTCGCGCGGCGCGAGAGCAGGACGGTCGGCAATTTCTGGGCCGATGTGACGCGCGTGACGCTCTACCTGCTGCTGCCGCTCTGCATCGTCTACACCGTCTTCCTGATCGCCTCGGGCGTGCCGCAGACCCTGGCCGGCACGGTGAACGTCGGCACCCTGGAAGGCGCGCAGCAGGTGCTGGCGATCGGCCCGGTCGCCAGCCAGGAAGCGATCAAGATGCTCGGCACCAACGGCGGCGGCTTCTTCAACGCCAATTCCGCCCACCCGTTCGAGAATCCGACCGCGCTGACCAACCTCGTCCAGATGCTGTCGATCTTCGTGATCGGCTTCGGCCTGACGTGGACGTTCGGCAAGGCGGTGGGCAACACGCGCCAGGGCTGGGCGATCCTGTCGGCGATGGTCATCCTGTTCCTCGCCGGCGTCACCGTCACCTACTGGCAGGAAGCGGCCGGCAATCCGGTGCTGCACGGCCTGGGCGTGGCCGGCGGCAACATGGAAGGCAAGGAGGTCCGCTTCGGCATCGCCGCCTCGGCGCTGTTCTCGGTCGTCACCACCGCCGCGTCGTGCGGTGCGGTGAACGCGATGCATGACAGTTTCACGGCGCTCGGCGGCATGATCCCGCTGTTCAACATGCAGCTGGGCGAGGTGGTGGTCGGCGGCGTCGGCGCGGGCATCTACGGCTTCCTGCTGTTCGCCATTCTCGCGGTGTTCGTCGCCGGGCTGATGGTGGGCCGCACGCCCGAATATGTCGGCAAGAAGATCGAGAGCCGCGAGGTGAAGCTGGCGGTGCTGGCGATCGCGGTGCTGCCGCTCGCCATCCTGGGTCTGGCCGCTCTGTCGTCGGTGCTCGGCCAGGGGCTGGCGGGGCCGCTGAACAAGGGGCCGCACGGCTTTTCGGAGATCCTCTACGCCTTCACCAGCGCCGTCGCGAACAACGGCTCGGCCTTTGCCGGGCTCACCGCCAACACGCCCTACTATAATGGCCTGCTGGGCGTCGCGATGTGGGTGGGCCGCTTCTTCATCATCGTGCCGATGCTGGCGATCGCCGGCAGCCTGGCGGCGAAGCGGCACACGCCGGAGAGCGCGGGCTCCTTCCCCACCACCGGCGGCCTCTGGGTCGGCCTGCTCGTCGGGATCATCCTGATCCTGGGCGGCCTCACCTTCCTGCCGAGCCTCGCGCTCGGTCCCATCGCCGATCATCTCGCGATGATCCGCGGCACATTGTCCTGA
- the kdpC gene encoding potassium-transporting ATPase subunit KdpC has translation MGSDFTSALRPAIVMTILFALLLGLAYPLAMTGIGQAVFPHRANGSLVTVGGRTIGSEVVGQAFTADRYFQTRPSAAGKGYDGLASSGSNLGPASRALVDRVRPDVARRRAEGMATPLPADLVTASGSGLDPDLSPAAAQAQAPRIARMRGLPVEQVRALVARGTEDSLLGEPTVNVLALNRALDALRR, from the coding sequence ATGGGCAGTGATTTCACCTCGGCGCTGCGGCCCGCGATCGTCATGACGATCCTGTTCGCTCTCCTGCTGGGCCTCGCCTACCCGCTGGCGATGACGGGCATCGGCCAGGCGGTGTTCCCGCACCGGGCCAATGGCAGCCTCGTCACGGTCGGCGGGCGCACGATCGGGTCGGAGGTGGTGGGGCAGGCCTTTACCGCCGACCGCTACTTCCAGACGCGCCCGTCCGCCGCCGGCAAGGGCTATGACGGTCTCGCCTCCTCGGGCTCGAACCTCGGGCCGGCCAGCCGGGCGCTCGTCGATCGCGTCCGGCCGGACGTGGCCCGGCGTCGGGCGGAGGGGATGGCGACGCCGCTTCCGGCCGATCTGGTTACGGCGAGCGGATCCGGCCTCGATCCGGATCTGTCGCCGGCCGCCGCGCAGGCGCAGGCGCCGCGCATCGCGCGCATGCGCGGCCTGCCGGTGGAACAGGTCCGGGCGCTGGTGGCGCGCGGGACGGAGGACTCGCTGCTGGGCGAGCCGACCGTCAACGTGCTCGCCCTGAACCGCGCGCTGGACGCCCTTCGCCGCTGA
- the kdpF gene encoding K(+)-transporting ATPase subunit F, with protein sequence MTLDLWLAALTALGLLLYLVAVLIRPERF encoded by the coding sequence ATGACCCTCGATCTGTGGCTGGCGGCGCTCACCGCGCTCGGCCTGCTCCTCTACCTGGTGGCGGTCCTGATCCGCCCCGAACGCTTCTGA